One segment of Streptomyces sp. NBC_01463 DNA contains the following:
- a CDS encoding sugar ABC transporter permease produces the protein MAVETNPSDVAKTAAGRGHGGQPPAGPRAGRKRKPGAGAVAYLLLLPALAVTAILLGYPLVKNGMLSFQNLNMGQLIQHVTEWNGFKNYQEILGGEDFWRVTVRTIVFTCVNVALIMLLGTLIGLLLARLGKRMRLTLLLGLVLAWAMPVVAASTVYQWLFASRFGVVNYVLDKIGFHSMAEYNWTGSQLSTFFVVTLLIVWQSIPFVAINLYAATTTIPKELYEAASLDGAGVWKSFTQVTFPFMRPFLYATTFLEVIWVFKAFPQLFTINEGGPNRLTETLPIYAFVEGVGNQHYGMGAAISLLTILIMLGLTSYYLRIVLKQEEDEL, from the coding sequence ATGGCAGTAGAGACCAATCCGTCGGACGTGGCTAAGACAGCCGCAGGCCGGGGGCACGGCGGGCAGCCACCCGCCGGACCGCGCGCGGGGCGCAAGCGGAAGCCGGGCGCGGGGGCCGTGGCCTATCTGCTGCTCCTCCCCGCTCTCGCCGTGACGGCGATCCTCCTCGGCTATCCCCTGGTGAAGAACGGCATGCTGTCGTTCCAGAACCTCAACATGGGACAGCTGATCCAGCACGTCACCGAATGGAACGGGTTCAAGAACTACCAGGAGATCCTCGGCGGTGAGGACTTCTGGCGCGTCACCGTCCGCACCATCGTCTTCACCTGCGTCAACGTCGCGCTGATCATGCTGCTCGGCACGCTGATCGGACTGCTGCTCGCCCGCCTCGGCAAGAGGATGCGGCTCACGCTGCTGCTCGGCCTCGTGCTCGCCTGGGCCATGCCCGTCGTCGCCGCGTCCACCGTCTACCAGTGGCTCTTCGCCTCCCGGTTCGGCGTCGTGAACTACGTGCTCGACAAAATCGGCTTCCACTCCATGGCCGAGTACAACTGGACCGGCTCGCAGCTCTCCACCTTCTTCGTGGTCACCCTGCTGATCGTCTGGCAGTCGATCCCCTTCGTGGCGATCAACCTCTACGCCGCCACCACGACGATCCCCAAGGAACTGTACGAAGCCGCCTCGCTCGACGGGGCCGGCGTCTGGAAGAGCTTCACCCAGGTGACGTTCCCGTTCATGCGGCCCTTCCTCTACGCCACGACCTTCCTCGAGGTCATCTGGGTGTTCAAGGCGTTCCCGCAGCTCTTCACGATCAACGAGGGCGGCCCCAACCGCCTCACCGAGACCCTGCCGATCTACGCCTTCGTCGAAGGGGTCGGAAACCAGCACTACGGCATGGGCGCCGCCATCTCGCTGCTCACCATCCTGATCATGCTGGGGCTGACCTCGTACTACCTCCGCATCGTTCTCAAGCAAGAGGAGGACGAGCTGTGA
- a CDS encoding extracellular solute-binding protein, whose translation MKRKLIAAIGVAGMVFGMAACGSDDDSGDGKKAGAEGYAGQTLTVWTMSGSNPPGWTKTVTEEFEKKTKAKLKIEVQEWNGIQQKVTTALSESNPPDVLEIGNTQTPAYAKTGGLAELADVKKEIGGAWPDSVNAPSVFEGKQYALPWYFGNRVVMYNKKVFKDAGITETPKTRADLFKAFDAIKKKGDAEPIYLPGQNWYFFDGLLVGKGVEPVKKEGDKYVSNLADPKVAEAMDVYKQYQSYSKAPKDKDEATPQQAEVFAKGKTGAIIAMGYEAGTAIKANPKLEKDIGFFTIPGETADKPEGVFLGGSNFAVAAGSKKQDLAKEFLRIALSEANDGALVKEAGWTPKSDAMQKFAVGQPAAEAAGPAAAKSGGTTPLIPEWAPVENPPNPIKTYMTLVLQGKSSADAAKQVEGELNKRLSQQQ comes from the coding sequence GTGAAGCGCAAGCTCATCGCGGCGATCGGCGTCGCGGGCATGGTTTTCGGCATGGCGGCCTGTGGTTCTGACGACGACAGCGGCGACGGCAAGAAGGCCGGTGCGGAAGGATACGCGGGCCAGACCCTGACGGTCTGGACGATGTCCGGCTCGAACCCGCCCGGTTGGACCAAGACGGTCACCGAGGAGTTCGAGAAGAAGACCAAGGCCAAGCTGAAGATCGAAGTCCAGGAATGGAACGGCATTCAGCAGAAGGTCACCACTGCCCTCTCCGAGTCCAACCCGCCCGACGTGCTGGAGATCGGTAACACCCAGACTCCGGCGTACGCCAAGACCGGCGGCCTCGCCGAGCTCGCGGACGTGAAGAAGGAGATCGGCGGCGCCTGGCCCGACTCGGTCAACGCCCCCTCCGTCTTCGAGGGCAAGCAGTACGCCCTGCCGTGGTACTTCGGCAACCGCGTCGTCATGTACAACAAGAAGGTCTTCAAGGACGCCGGTATCACCGAGACGCCGAAGACCCGCGCGGACCTCTTCAAGGCCTTCGACGCCATCAAGAAGAAGGGCGACGCCGAGCCGATCTACCTGCCCGGCCAGAACTGGTACTTCTTCGACGGTCTGCTCGTCGGCAAGGGTGTCGAGCCGGTCAAGAAGGAAGGCGACAAGTACGTCTCCAACCTGGCCGACCCGAAGGTCGCCGAGGCCATGGACGTCTACAAGCAGTACCAGTCCTACTCCAAGGCCCCCAAGGACAAGGACGAGGCCACCCCGCAGCAGGCCGAGGTCTTCGCCAAGGGCAAGACCGGCGCGATCATCGCGATGGGTTACGAGGCCGGCACGGCCATCAAGGCCAACCCGAAGCTGGAGAAGGACATCGGCTTCTTCACCATCCCCGGTGAGACCGCCGACAAGCCCGAGGGCGTCTTCCTCGGTGGCTCCAACTTCGCGGTCGCCGCGGGCAGCAAGAAGCAGGACCTCGCCAAGGAGTTCCTGCGGATCGCCCTCAGCGAGGCGAACGACGGCGCTCTCGTCAAGGAGGCCGGCTGGACCCCGAAGTCTGACGCCATGCAGAAGTTCGCGGTGGGCCAGCCCGCCGCCGAGGCCGCCGGTCCCGCCGCCGCCAAGTCCGGTGGCACGACGCCGCTGATCCCGGAATGGGCGCCCGTCGAGAACCCCCCGAACCCGATCAAGACCTACATGACACTGGTCCTGCAGGGTAAGTCGTCCGCAGACGCCGCCAAGCAGGTCGAGGGCGAGCTCAACAAGCGCCTCAGCCAGCAGCAGTAG
- a CDS encoding GntR family transcriptional regulator has translation MGADGGSAENETGAGAGTRTARVPKYYRLKRHLLDMTDTMPPGTPVPPERTLAAEFDTSRTTVRQALQELVVEGRLERIQGKGTFVAKPKVSQALQLTSYTEDMRAQGLEPTSQLLDIGYVTADDTLAGLLDISAGGRVLRIERLRLASGEPMAIETTHLSAKRFPALRRSLVKYTSLYTALAEVYDVRLAEAEETIETSLATPREAGLLGTDVGLPMLMLSRHSLDGQGEPVEWVRSVYRGDRYKFVARLKRPLD, from the coding sequence ATGGGTGCCGACGGGGGCAGTGCGGAGAACGAGACGGGCGCGGGCGCGGGCACGCGCACCGCGCGCGTCCCGAAGTACTACCGGCTGAAGCGACATCTCCTCGACATGACGGACACGATGCCGCCCGGCACCCCCGTCCCCCCGGAACGGACCCTGGCCGCCGAGTTCGACACCTCGCGCACCACTGTGCGCCAGGCGCTCCAGGAGCTGGTCGTCGAGGGCCGGTTGGAGCGCATCCAGGGCAAGGGCACCTTCGTCGCCAAGCCGAAGGTCTCGCAGGCCCTGCAGCTCACCTCGTACACCGAGGACATGCGCGCCCAGGGACTGGAACCGACGTCCCAGCTCCTGGACATCGGCTATGTGACGGCCGATGACACGCTCGCCGGACTGCTCGACATCAGCGCGGGCGGGCGGGTGCTGCGGATCGAGCGGCTGCGGCTGGCGAGCGGCGAGCCGATGGCGATCGAGACCACGCACCTGTCGGCCAAGCGCTTTCCCGCGCTGCGGCGGTCCCTGGTGAAGTACACCTCCCTCTACACGGCCCTGGCCGAGGTGTACGACGTGCGGCTGGCCGAGGCCGAGGAGACCATCGAGACCTCCCTCGCCACCCCGCGCGAGGCCGGACTGCTCGGTACGGACGTGGGCCTGCCGATGCTGATGCTGTCCCGGCACTCGCTGGACGGACAGGGCGAGCCGGTCGAATGGGTGCGCTCGGTCTACCGCGGCGACCGCTACAAGTTCGTGGCCCGCCTGAAGCGGCCGCTGGACTGA
- a CDS encoding DUF3311 domain-containing protein → MPEEPEGKPPIVTPMRVVIALCLIAPFVAMLWVSSYAKVDPTFIGIPFFYWYQMLWVLISTALTMIAYKLWQRDQRARKGGASA, encoded by the coding sequence ATGCCGGAAGAACCAGAAGGAAAACCACCCATCGTCACACCGATGCGCGTGGTCATCGCTCTCTGCCTCATCGCGCCGTTCGTGGCGATGCTCTGGGTGAGTTCGTACGCCAAGGTCGACCCGACCTTCATCGGAATCCCGTTCTTCTACTGGTACCAGATGCTCTGGGTGCTGATCTCCACCGCGCTCACGATGATCGCGTACAAGCTGTGGCAGCGTGACCAGCGCGCCCGCAAGGGGGGTGCGTCGGCATGA
- a CDS encoding sodium:solute symporter family protein → MKDGVNGVALGVFIFFFLAVTVIGFMAARWRKAENEASLDEWGLGGRSFGTWVTWFLLGGDLYTAYTFVAVPAAIYAAGAAGFFAVPYTILVYPLIFTFLPRLWSVSHKHGYVTTSDFVRGRFGSKGLSLAVAVTGILATMPYIALQLVGIQAVLDVMGVGGGENTHWFIKDLPLLIAFAVLAAYTYSSGLRAPALIAFVKDGLIYLVIAVAIIYIPIKLGGFDDIFAKAGEAFSAKNEAAGKPVAGLAPGEAGQWGYATLALGSALALFMYPHSITATLSSRSRNVIRRNTTILPLYSLMLGLLALLGFMAIAAGVKVDNGQLAIPQLFENMFPDWFAGVAFAAIGIGALVPAAIMSIAAANLFTRNIYKDFIKPDATPAQETKVSKLVSLLVKVGALAFVLTMDKTVAINFQLLGGIWILQTMPALVGGLFTRWFHRWALLAGWAVGMLYGTLAAYGVASPTQKHFGGSSKEIPGLGEIGYIGLTAFVLNVVVTIVLTFVLNAVKAPAGIDETAPGDYTADAGDPGVKTELPPATAGAPGGH, encoded by the coding sequence ATGAAGGACGGCGTGAACGGCGTCGCACTCGGCGTCTTCATCTTCTTCTTCCTGGCCGTCACGGTCATCGGCTTCATGGCCGCCCGCTGGCGCAAGGCCGAGAACGAGGCCAGCCTCGACGAATGGGGCCTGGGCGGACGGTCGTTCGGCACCTGGGTGACCTGGTTCCTGCTCGGCGGCGACCTCTACACCGCGTACACCTTCGTCGCCGTACCCGCGGCGATCTACGCGGCCGGCGCGGCCGGCTTCTTCGCGGTGCCCTACACCATCCTGGTGTACCCGCTGATCTTCACCTTCCTGCCGCGGCTGTGGTCGGTGTCGCACAAGCACGGCTACGTCACCACCTCGGACTTCGTCCGCGGCCGCTTCGGCTCGAAGGGGCTGTCGCTGGCGGTCGCCGTCACCGGCATCCTCGCCACCATGCCGTACATCGCGCTCCAACTCGTCGGCATCCAGGCGGTGCTGGACGTGATGGGCGTCGGCGGCGGCGAGAACACCCACTGGTTCATCAAGGACCTGCCGCTGCTGATCGCGTTCGCGGTGCTCGCCGCCTACACGTACTCCTCCGGCCTGCGCGCCCCCGCGCTGATCGCGTTCGTCAAGGACGGCCTGATCTACCTGGTCATCGCCGTGGCGATCATCTACATCCCGATCAAGCTCGGCGGCTTCGACGACATCTTCGCCAAGGCTGGCGAGGCGTTCTCCGCGAAGAACGAGGCAGCCGGCAAACCGGTGGCAGGACTCGCGCCAGGCGAGGCGGGACAGTGGGGTTACGCCACCCTGGCCCTGGGCTCGGCGCTGGCGCTCTTCATGTACCCGCACTCGATCACGGCGACGCTCTCCAGCCGCAGCCGCAACGTGATCCGCCGCAACACGACGATCCTGCCGCTGTACTCGCTGATGCTGGGCCTGCTCGCACTGCTCGGCTTCATGGCGATCGCCGCCGGCGTCAAGGTGGACAACGGCCAGCTGGCGATCCCGCAGCTGTTCGAGAACATGTTCCCCGACTGGTTCGCGGGCGTGGCGTTCGCCGCCATCGGCATCGGCGCCCTGGTGCCCGCCGCGATCATGTCGATCGCCGCGGCCAACCTGTTCACCCGCAACATCTACAAGGACTTCATCAAGCCCGACGCGACGCCCGCGCAGGAGACCAAGGTCTCCAAGCTGGTGTCGCTGCTGGTGAAGGTCGGCGCGCTCGCCTTCGTCCTCACCATGGACAAGACGGTCGCGATCAACTTCCAGCTGCTCGGCGGGATCTGGATCCTCCAGACGATGCCGGCCCTGGTCGGCGGTCTGTTCACCCGGTGGTTCCACCGCTGGGCACTGCTGGCCGGCTGGGCGGTCGGCATGCTCTACGGGACGCTCGCCGCGTACGGGGTCGCGAGCCCGACGCAGAAGCACTTCGGCGGGTCCTCCAAGGAGATCCCCGGCCTCGGCGAGATCGGCTACATCGGTCTGACGGCCTTCGTGCTGAACGTCGTGGTCACGATCGTCCTGACCTTCGTCCTGAACGCCGTGAAGGCCCCCGCCGGGATCGACGAGACCGCTCCGGGCGACTACACCGCGGACGCGGGCGACCCGGGCGTCAAGACGGAGCTCCCGCCGGCCACGGCCGGGGCGCCGGGCGGCCACTGA
- a CDS encoding GNAT family N-acetyltransferase, which produces MDMTIRPAEPAEYAALGEITAEAYLGDGLLDFGADDPYLVQLRDVPRRAAEAEVLVATDARGHVLGGVTYAPPGNPWADIAAADEAEFRMLAVSRQARGAGAGEALVRACIERARATAGVTGIVLSTQPAMHGAHRIYGRLGFVRTPERDWNPIGDLRLLTYRLELRPGA; this is translated from the coding sequence ATGGACATGACGATCCGGCCGGCCGAGCCCGCCGAGTACGCCGCGCTCGGCGAGATCACCGCCGAGGCCTACCTCGGCGACGGACTGCTGGACTTCGGCGCCGACGACCCCTATCTGGTGCAGCTGCGCGACGTCCCCCGCCGGGCCGCCGAGGCCGAGGTGCTGGTGGCGACGGACGCCCGGGGCCACGTCCTGGGCGGGGTCACCTACGCGCCCCCGGGTAATCCGTGGGCCGACATAGCGGCGGCCGACGAGGCCGAGTTCCGGATGCTGGCGGTCTCCCGTCAGGCTCGTGGGGCCGGGGCGGGCGAGGCGCTCGTGCGGGCCTGTATCGAGCGCGCACGGGCCACCGCGGGGGTCACGGGGATCGTCCTGTCGACCCAGCCGGCCATGCACGGGGCCCACCGGATCTACGGGCGCCTCGGCTTCGTGCGGACCCCCGAGCGGGACTGGAATCCCATCGGCGACCTCAGGCTGCTGACGTACCGTCTGGAGCTCCGGCCCGGGGCGTAA
- a CDS encoding ribonucleoside-diphosphate reductase subunit alpha produces the protein MTIAPAHPVTAAESTGTTSDGPGTALLRTLTDLTADLPDTDPGRVAAAALRGRNARSDEAELRSLATEAAAGLISEDPAYSRLAARLLTRTIADEAAGQGATSFSASVAVGHREGLIADRTAEFVTLHAAALDALVEQSLADGADDRFGYFGLRTLHSRYLLRHPITRQVVETPQHFMLRVAAGLAEDTSERALGEVAALYGLMSRLDYLPSSPTLFNSGTRHPQMSSCYLLDSPLDELDSIYDRYHQVARLSKHAGGIGLSYSRIRARGSLIRGTNGHSNGIVPFLKTLDASVAAVNQGGRRKGAAAVYLETWHADIEEFLELRDNTGEDQRRTHNLNLAHWIPDEFMRRVDADSAWSLFSPADVPELVDLWGDAFDAAYRAAEAKGLARKTMPARELYGRMMRTLAQTGQGWMTFKDASNRTANQTAEPGRVVHSSNLCTEILEVTDDGETAVCNLGSVNLGAFVADGTIDWERLDATVRTAVTFLDRVVDINFYPTEQAGRSNARWRPVGLGAMGLQDVFFQLRLPFDSPGARALSTKISERIMLAAYEASCELAERSGPLPAWSETRAARGVLHPDHYDTELNWPERWDALRARVAKTGMRNSLLLAIAPTATIASIAGVYECIEPQVSNLFKRETLSGEFLQVNGYLVDELKRLGVWDARTREALREASGSVQGFAWIPEEVRALYRTAWEIPQRGLIDMAAARTPFLDQSQSLNLFLETPTIGKLSSMYAYAWKQGLKTTYYLRSRPATRIARAASAAPIPEQAPAPDADAIACSLENPESCEACQ, from the coding sequence GTGACCATCGCGCCAGCCCATCCGGTGACAGCGGCCGAATCAACGGGAACCACGAGCGACGGGCCCGGGACCGCACTGCTGCGGACCCTGACCGACCTCACCGCCGATCTGCCCGACACCGACCCCGGCCGTGTCGCCGCCGCCGCGCTGCGCGGCCGCAACGCCCGGTCGGACGAGGCGGAGCTGCGCTCGCTGGCCACCGAGGCCGCCGCGGGTCTGATCTCCGAGGACCCCGCCTACTCCCGGCTCGCCGCCCGTCTCCTCACCCGCACCATCGCGGACGAGGCGGCCGGGCAGGGCGCGACGTCGTTCTCCGCGTCGGTCGCCGTCGGGCACCGCGAGGGCCTGATCGCGGACCGCACCGCCGAGTTCGTGACGCTCCACGCGGCCGCGCTCGACGCACTGGTGGAGCAGTCCCTCGCCGACGGCGCCGACGACCGCTTCGGCTACTTCGGCCTTCGCACCCTGCACAGCCGCTACCTGCTGCGCCACCCGATCACCCGCCAGGTCGTCGAGACCCCGCAGCACTTCATGCTGCGCGTGGCCGCCGGGCTCGCCGAGGACACCTCCGAGCGCGCGCTCGGCGAGGTCGCCGCGCTGTACGGGCTGATGAGCCGGCTGGACTACCTGCCGTCCTCCCCCACGCTCTTCAACTCCGGCACCCGCCACCCGCAGATGTCCTCCTGCTACCTGCTGGACTCGCCGCTGGACGAGCTGGACTCGATCTACGACCGCTACCACCAGGTGGCGCGCCTCTCGAAGCACGCGGGCGGCATCGGCCTCTCGTACTCCCGCATCCGCGCCCGCGGTTCGCTGATCCGCGGCACCAACGGGCACTCCAACGGCATCGTGCCGTTCCTTAAGACGCTCGACGCCTCCGTCGCCGCGGTCAACCAGGGCGGCCGGCGCAAGGGCGCCGCCGCCGTCTACCTGGAGACCTGGCACGCGGACATCGAGGAGTTCCTGGAGCTGCGCGACAACACGGGCGAGGACCAGCGGCGCACGCACAACCTCAACCTGGCGCACTGGATCCCGGACGAGTTCATGCGCCGGGTCGACGCGGACTCCGCCTGGTCGCTGTTCTCCCCGGCCGACGTGCCCGAGCTGGTCGACCTGTGGGGCGACGCGTTCGACGCCGCGTACCGGGCGGCCGAGGCCAAGGGCCTGGCCCGCAAGACCATGCCGGCCCGTGAGCTGTACGGCCGCATGATGCGCACGCTGGCGCAGACCGGCCAGGGCTGGATGACGTTCAAGGACGCCTCCAACCGGACCGCGAACCAGACGGCCGAGCCGGGCCGGGTCGTGCACTCCTCGAACCTGTGCACCGAGATCCTCGAAGTCACCGACGACGGCGAGACGGCCGTCTGCAACCTGGGTTCGGTCAACCTCGGCGCGTTCGTCGCCGACGGCACCATCGACTGGGAGCGGCTGGACGCCACCGTGCGTACCGCCGTGACCTTCCTCGACCGGGTCGTCGACATCAACTTCTACCCGACCGAGCAGGCCGGCCGGTCCAACGCCCGCTGGCGGCCGGTGGGCCTGGGCGCGATGGGGCTCCAGGACGTCTTCTTCCAGCTGCGGCTGCCGTTCGACTCCCCCGGGGCCCGCGCCCTGTCGACGAAGATCTCCGAGCGCATCATGCTCGCGGCGTACGAGGCGTCCTGCGAGCTCGCCGAGCGCTCGGGTCCCCTTCCCGCCTGGTCCGAGACGCGTGCCGCCCGCGGTGTGCTGCACCCGGACCACTACGACACCGAGCTGAACTGGCCGGAGCGCTGGGACGCGCTGCGGGCCCGGGTCGCGAAGACCGGCATGCGCAACTCGCTGCTGCTGGCCATCGCGCCGACGGCGACGATCGCCTCGATCGCGGGCGTGTACGAGTGCATCGAGCCGCAGGTCTCCAACCTCTTCAAGCGCGAGACGCTCAGCGGTGAGTTCCTCCAGGTCAACGGCTATCTGGTGGACGAGCTGAAGCGGCTCGGCGTGTGGGACGCGCGGACCCGTGAGGCGCTGCGCGAGGCGAGCGGCTCGGTGCAGGGCTTCGCCTGGATCCCCGAGGAGGTGCGGGCGCTCTACCGCACGGCGTGGGAGATCCCGCAGCGCGGACTGATCGACATGGCGGCGGCCCGTACGCCGTTCCTCGACCAGAGCCAGTCGCTGAACCTGTTCCTGGAGACGCCGACGATCGGCAAGCTCTCCTCGATGTACGCGTACGCCTGGAAGCAGGGGCTGAAGACGACGTACTACCTGCGCTCCCGCCCGGCGACCCGGATCGCCCGTGCGGCGTCCGCGGCACCCATTCCCGAGCAGGCACCCGCGCCCGACGCGGACGCCATCGCCTGCTCGCTCGAAAACCCCGAGTCCTGCGAGGCCTGCCAGTAA
- a CDS encoding ribonucleotide-diphosphate reductase subunit beta, whose amino-acid sequence MSTNDDKNLLDPGFELTLRPMRYPDFYERYRDAIKNTWTVEEVDLHSDVADLAKLSPGEQHMIGRLVAFFATGDSIVSNNLVLTLYKHINSPEARLYLSRQLFEEAVHVQFYLTLLDTYLPDPDDRAAAFDAVEEIPSIREKAQFCFKWMDSVEKIDRLETKADRRRFLLNLICFAACIEGLFFYGAFAYVYWFRSRGLLHGLATGTNWVFRDETMHMNFAFEVVDTVRKEEPELFDDALQQQVTDMLKEAVEAELQFGRDLCGEGLPGMNTESMRQYLECVADQRLTRLGFPAVYGSENPFSFMELQGVQELTNFFERRPSAYQVAVEGTVGFDDDF is encoded by the coding sequence ATGAGCACCAACGACGACAAGAACCTGCTGGACCCGGGCTTCGAACTGACCCTGCGGCCGATGCGCTACCCGGACTTCTACGAGCGCTACCGGGACGCGATCAAGAACACCTGGACGGTGGAGGAGGTCGACCTCCACTCCGACGTCGCGGACCTCGCCAAGCTCTCGCCGGGCGAGCAGCACATGATCGGCCGGCTGGTCGCGTTCTTCGCGACGGGTGACTCGATCGTCTCCAACAACCTCGTGCTGACGCTGTACAAGCACATCAACTCCCCCGAGGCGCGGCTGTACCTCTCGCGGCAGCTCTTCGAGGAGGCCGTGCACGTCCAGTTCTATCTGACGCTGCTGGACACCTATCTGCCCGATCCGGACGACCGGGCGGCGGCGTTCGACGCGGTCGAGGAGATTCCGTCGATCCGTGAGAAGGCGCAGTTCTGCTTCAAGTGGATGGATTCGGTCGAGAAGATCGACCGGCTGGAGACGAAGGCCGACCGCCGCCGCTTCCTGCTGAACCTGATCTGCTTCGCGGCGTGCATCGAGGGGCTGTTCTTCTACGGCGCCTTCGCCTACGTGTACTGGTTCCGCTCGCGCGGTCTGCTGCACGGCCTCGCCACCGGGACCAACTGGGTCTTCCGGGACGAGACCATGCACATGAACTTCGCGTTCGAGGTCGTGGACACCGTCCGCAAGGAGGAGCCGGAGCTCTTCGACGACGCCCTCCAGCAGCAGGTCACCGACATGCTGAAGGAGGCCGTCGAGGCGGAGCTGCAGTTCGGCCGTGACCTGTGCGGCGAGGGCCTGCCCGGCATGAACACGGAGTCGATGCGCCAGTACCTGGAGTGCGTCGCCGACCAGCGGCTCACCCGGCTGGGCTTCCCGGCGGTGTACGGCTCGGAGAACCCGTTCTCGTTCATGGAGCTGCAGGGCGTCCAGGAGCTGACGAACTTCTTCGAGCGCCGCCCGTCCGCCTACCAGGTGGCCGTCGAGGGCACGGTCGGCTTCGACGACGACTTCTAG
- a CDS encoding helix-turn-helix domain-containing protein has protein sequence MLKNVAALLLDEVNPFELGVLCEVFGLDRSEEGLPVLDFAAVSAEGPVLQTHAGFTISTPYGLDRLEEADLIAVPAGSHFIDREYPEEVLEALRRAVERGARVLSVCSGAFVLGAAGLLDGRRCTTHWRHADELARRFPRAAVEPDVLYVDEGSVITSAGTAAGIDACLHLVRQEYGTAAANTIARRMVVPPHRDGGQAQYIQRPLPRTRCDTVGDTLAWMERNLDQEMTVEQLAAQTHMSPRTFARRFQQETGTTPYRWLLRQRVLLAQHLLETSDETMDTIAGRTGFGNAAALRHQFVRSLGTTPNAYRRTFRGPTDLTEVA, from the coding sequence ATGCTGAAGAATGTCGCCGCCCTGTTGCTCGACGAGGTCAACCCCTTCGAACTCGGCGTGCTCTGCGAGGTGTTCGGACTCGACCGCAGCGAGGAGGGGCTGCCGGTGCTCGATTTCGCCGCGGTCTCCGCCGAGGGACCGGTCCTGCAGACCCACGCCGGGTTCACCATCAGCACCCCCTACGGCCTCGACCGCCTGGAGGAGGCCGACCTCATCGCGGTCCCGGCCGGCAGCCACTTCATCGACCGGGAGTACCCGGAAGAGGTCCTGGAAGCCCTGCGCCGGGCCGTGGAGCGCGGCGCCCGGGTCCTCAGCGTCTGCTCGGGGGCGTTCGTGCTGGGCGCGGCCGGACTGCTGGACGGCCGCCGCTGCACCACCCACTGGCGCCACGCGGACGAGCTGGCCCGCCGCTTCCCGCGCGCGGCCGTCGAGCCGGACGTGCTGTACGTGGACGAGGGCTCCGTCATCACATCGGCGGGCACGGCAGCGGGGATCGACGCCTGTCTGCACCTGGTGCGCCAGGAGTACGGGACGGCCGCCGCCAACACCATCGCCCGCCGCATGGTGGTGCCGCCGCACCGCGACGGCGGGCAGGCGCAGTACATCCAGCGCCCGCTGCCCCGTACCCGCTGCGACACGGTCGGCGACACGCTCGCCTGGATGGAGCGCAATCTCGACCAGGAGATGACCGTCGAGCAGCTGGCCGCCCAGACGCACATGTCACCGCGCACCTTCGCCCGCCGTTTCCAGCAGGAGACGGGCACCACGCCGTACCGGTGGCTGCTGCGTCAGCGAGTGCTGCTGGCCCAGCACCTCCTGGAGACATCCGATGAAACAATGGACACGATCGCCGGCCGGACAGGTTTCGGTAATGCCGCGGCACTCCGCCACCAGTTCGTACGTTCCCTGGGAACCACGCCGAACGCCTACCGCCGGACCTTCCGCGGCCCGACCGATTTGACCGAGGTCGCCTGA